One Phyllopteryx taeniolatus isolate TA_2022b chromosome 3, UOR_Ptae_1.2, whole genome shotgun sequence genomic window, ACTTTctgttcatttgattgttttaaatttatagcctacaagtgtttttcatacaaatattttctatGATCAAGACATTGTGCATCACATTGTGCATCATTTGTAACCtcacaatgaactagtttgcacagcGGCATAAGAATACTTGGTCACACGGCATAGAAGGCACACTCCGTTATCGCCCTATTtactggtttttatttttttttcaaactttaatGATAAGTGGTGCCATGTATACTAAAAATCGTAATGGTTGCCGAGGTGACATTGGTATTGTTTTTAACCAAAAACAATATTGTTGAAAGATCAAACTCCTATGCTTACCTGTGGTACGTTGCGTTGGTGGTCTCGTAGTCAGGGTTGATGGGGTCCTCATAGTCAAACTCCAAGGCCCTTTCCCGCTCCTGGTGCATGTAGGCCCCTCGCACCAGCTTGGCAGCAAAGTGCCAGCCCTCACGTCGAGATAACACAACATCCAAAGTTATGTTGTCAAAAGCATCCTGTGTACAAACACTGAAGATGATCAAATCTAGATCTCACAGCACCTTTacaactgcataatgttacaactgTGATATTGCTTTCTGACCTTCAAATAGCATTGGTAGGTGTTGAAGATGACTGGCTTATCTTTGTTGTAAATCTTCTGCATATCCAGTGTTAGTCTGCGAATGGCCGGCTGCATGTAGGTCTGTTCTGCATCCACCATCAAGCGGACGCCGTTTTTTACGGCGtgctgtgattaaaaaaataaaaataataataataatcactattTGTTACCACTATGTTTAACACACACTAATACTGTGCAATCAGGCTCTGAGAGATTACTTTTGCTAAAATATCCATGCGCTGCAGTATCCTCTTCATTTGTCCCTCCTCCTCTGCAGTGAAGTCTTGCAGTAgaggctccagttcaccaagCTGACCAAACAAGCAATAGGACTATTAAGATACTAATGGGCCCTAATGGAATGACAAAGACAAGGTAGTGATTAACTCCTGATCATTCGCTAACAGGAAGTGTGATTTGGTTAGTATAATAACCTCCGCCGAGCACAAAGGCAGAGGGTATTGTTTTGTCTATTGGTTTGTCTGGATCATGCAAAAATTGCAGAACCATTTCCCACAAAACTTTTCAGTGAGAATCTAAATAAAGCTTGAATCAACTTTTATCTTTAGTCCATGTGAAGCCAGTTATGGGATTTCACCCATGCCCCAGAATGAAAATAGTACATTCAACCCCCGCATTTCTTAAGGGTAGGGATCGAGCCCTGCCGTGAATATAAAAAATCTGACAATCTGACTGATCTATCAAATATGTGACAGACCCCCTCGACATAAAGGGGTTTGTAATTGCTAGATGCCAGCAAGCACTTAAAActgagaggatcataaagcatcaacaccttGCATCTACCATGTACACAATTATGAACCCATGTTAGGGGTTACAGGAGTTACATTATTCAGCACAAACAAACCATGTCCACATGAGGCTTATCAATGTTATTAGCTATCATTCTAGCCTTAATAACATGCTAGCACAAACTGATCTGACATCACAtatgggcaaacaaatatgcgcaCCAGCACTTTGCACAAATGGTATTAATTCATTAAACTCAGCTTTTGGGATTTACTATACAAACGAAAGTAAATGATAGGGAATACAAGCAAATTGTAATGGCTAAGTAGACTACATGGAGTATTAGTAGCTGAGAGAAGCAAGAACAAGCAAATTTCATTTCTGACTATGCACAAGGTGTATTCAAGgaccaaaataaaacaggacatctaaaaaacttaaaaaacacTATCAAGGAATTAAGCCCAACAACAACACCGATATTCCAATAGGCGGGACCAAAGTAATGCTTTAATTGCTCTGgcctgtggggaaaaaaaaacagcaaataggtaaGATTTTCTGTGAATAACGGAGGACAagctcaaaaaacaaaacatctgtaAATATGCAAATTCACAAATCCTGAATCGCGACTATGCGGGGATTCACTGTACAGTCCCTGGCACAAATGTAAATGGTCCATATTCCATGCACTCCCTTTAGTTCACTGAAAGGGGGCTCTTAACACCAGTTTAAGCCCTAGCCCACTGCTATAACTTCACAAAACCTTGTCCAGGGGGTGGTGAATGGACTATTGTAGAAATCAATACATCTAAGTGAGGATCTAGAGAAAGGTAGAAATACAgggatttattttcattttgagtTACATTCGCATAAATGGAACAGCCCATCTCATGTCATCCATGTCATGAAAGAGAGAGATGGACAAATGAACACAAGAAAGGGAAAGGTGCTGTATTTCCTCATGACTGACCTGAACATTTGGGACCACAAGCAGTTCCGCCAGGTTTGCTCTGTCATCGAAAAGGCTGTCCCAGTCAAGGAGGtcaaaagtgctgccaaaacaGAGCATCAGAAATATAGCCAGCACCCATTTAACGTTGCtgttttttcagcagtttatgTTTTAGCTACGAGATCATCGTGTCCCATTGCTTTAACCCAAGACATATTAGATTTGTCCCCCtccacaaacattttttgcGTGCAGAAACTAAGTCACAGATTAAATTGGATGCAATtgaaattgtgtgtgtttgtaacacaCACAGATAATATTGTTATCTCAATATGGTTCAAAAATGGTATTGCTTTCTTCATGGTATCTGATTGGGTAAGGAAGCtacatttaaggctttttaggAATACAACAGATGCTATTACAATGCAAACTTTTACGAATGAGAGATATTCTTACAATATTCATACTTACCCTGAAGTTTTCTCCCTCTGTGCAGTTAGCACACTGTAGAAGTCCCCATTTGCACCCACACTGCTCAAAAATTCCTTTAATGCATTAACATTAAAAGTACAGTACTttatcaacataacaaacattgTGTCGAGAACAAGCTCAATATGAGAAGAAGCAAGTCACCTGCATCTGTTTAAGATCCAACTTTTGCTCTAAGACATCAACGCCATCTTTACCCTGCATGGATGCCAGGAAGCTGAAAAATCGCTGCCATTTCACCAGGACTTCAGAGAACTGGAGCTTGGAGAACAAACGTACCAGATGAGCACAATGCTACAACAAGACGAGTGATTATATTGACGCATTGATGTCGTCCAGCTGAAACATCTCACCAGAAACTGAGGTCGTCCCAGAGCGGTCATTTTGATGGCAGAGAAGCCATCCATTGAACTCCCACCTATTGTAGATGTTAGATAGACATTATTTTAGTACAATACTAGTATAGTTCATTTTTTACGACTCAGGGGTGAATTTAGGGGCGTCCCAGCTGCAAtgttaaacatgttttaaattgCAATTAGTACATACATAGTGCAATAAGAATTCTCATTACCAAGAACACATTTTAGTTGGAAATTACAATCGTTTTAATTAATAGTTGATTACGCTGCTTAAAAACCTATTTCACCTTTTTCGCTTATGAAAGCACCCAGTTAGGTATGCATAATGTAatttataatttgtatttttattattatttttttttaaatcagcctaATGACTCAATGTCTAAAATTATTCAGTATTAATTATCACTGACTTTAAAAcatctcacaaaaagttaaacttttatgATTGAGGGCTTTGCCAAATTGTCGCTTCAAGGCAATGGTACTTCCCGGTTGAGAAACCTACGGACCCCAGGAgctaaaatagaaaataaacagatattttattcatcctgtgagggaaattaAGGCTAAGAAAATTACCTCTAGCAAACTATCTTGTGTTTTTAGAAAACGCACCACTGATTATGTTTCATAAAATCACAACCTAAAATTTATTCAAACGAGACATATACTACCTGAGGAGCGGAGGAGATATATGACAACACATCAGCTATTGCATTGCATTCTGGGACCAGTCTCGTCAGCTATCTATGCATTATACACTAATTGGACAATTTATTCattgaacattttttacatATCTTTTAATAGGTACAGAACCTCTGTTTGCTTACCAGATGCCTCAATACATTTAATGAATGTTTCCATATGTTGGTCGCATTTGCTCTCATCTGCATAGAAATATGTTTGGGATCCACCAAACGTATCTTTGTAGTCCTCACCTGGTGGTGACAACAAAGGTGCATGCTTGCAATCACACAGATTCATaaaattaggtacacttgcacaaaatAATGGTTTGCATTAGTAGAACAGGATAAAAAATCTATATCACAAGACAATACAGCTCAATTTTCAACACTGGtagttattattatattgtgaaTGCTGTGCCACAGCAGTGAGCAAGAAGCAGCAGGACAAGATTATAAAACAAGTCCTAAAGAAAATatctacatactgtaaatacagcaTATACTACTGTATATAGAGCATAAGGCAATATGATTAAAATAGTGGAAATGAAATGGCAAAGAAGGTAAACAAGAGTCCTGGCTCTCCGAAGATTATtattgctgtccaatgaaacACATCCAtcattccattcattcattttctatcccagctgactttggctagtatactggtcaccagccaattccAAGGCACTGGcgaacaaacacccattcacactaaTGGACAgttaagtcttcaattaaactaacatgcatgtttttgtaatttaggAGGAAAGTACAGGGTGGAACATGCAATCTCTCGACAGGAAGGCTGGAGTCAAGATTTGAACCCTaagcctcagaactgttaggcagatgtgctaaccactgtgcTTTTTAATTCTTAGTAGTAGGGCTGTGCACAAATCAGTGGCGATTCGAGTTAGGATTCGATTGGGCCTAAAAATGCCATTACCAAATCGGAATTTTCAGACTGTAATCACACGAATCTTAGAATATTGTCATGTCCTGTGTGAGTTGTCTTGTAATTGTCTTGTTTTGCCGCTCTGTGCTGGCATTTTAGTGCAATCAATTATTTTCTGTTAAATTCCAGCCTCTGGTTTTCATGACACTTTCAATTCATAGTGCACAGTCTGCTGAAAATTGTGTCTCTTCTACAGACATACAGCCGACTCCAGTAACTCCAGTTCTCTCACCATTTGCTCTCACTGTTTGTGCCTAGGAAATTTTCTCTAATGTAACGGCTCTAAAGCGCTTAACATAAGCGTAATAAAGCTTAACCATGTCCGAAAACTGCCATCATTCGTCAGTGAAATTTATGTGGACAGCTCTACTCATGCACACATCAACCTCTGCAAATATCAAAACGATAACCCCAATATTACGGATTTTGTGCACGTTAAGCCTTTTCCTCTCCATTGGCGCTCactatacagaaaaaaacatctcctAATGTCCAAAAACTGAAGTTCGTTACTGTTAAC contains:
- the prodhb gene encoding proline dehydrogenase 1, mitochondrial isoform X2 produces the protein MLPASAVTRARAEAPLRRLLTGRRPRISVSTKAASRAQHTQVDVGSRHVDSEGRSAISGRASGGISVDFEQTREAYKSKDSLELLRSLLVLKMCSYDFLVEKNQEFVAGEDHKTIRPLIQKNLAFGVGSVLDYSVEEDISQEDDPQTPMFSSASSEEKGEDYKDTFGGSQTYFYADESKCDQHMETFIKCIEASGGSSMDGFSAIKMTALGRPQFLLQFSEVLVKWQRFFSFLASMQGKDGVDVLEQKLDLKQMQEFLSSVGANGDFYSVLTAQREKTSGTFDLLDWDSLFDDRANLAELLVVPNVQLGELEPLLQDFTAEEEGQMKRILQRMDILAKHAVKNGVRLMVDAEQTYMQPAIRRLTLDMQKIYNKDKPVIFNTYQCYLKDAFDNITLDVVLSRREGWHFAAKLVRGAYMHQERERALEFDYEDPINPDYETTNATYHRCLDFVLDEIALNRNANIMVASHNEATVKHTLRRMNELALLPRENKVFFGQLLGMCDQISFPLGQAGFPVYKYVPYGPVNEVMPYLSRRAQENRGFMKGAQKERELLWKELKRRLASRELLYRPAY